A genomic region of Aspergillus oryzae RIB40 DNA, chromosome 1 contains the following coding sequences:
- a CDS encoding uncharacterized protein (predicted protein), whose product MHRTLLLATQNAMNVELLDSAPFAEWPGVQRLEGYDEGNYIAVLFLAWAYILSARWFELLSRSLEHRCMIIFKKETSRCEPPLSHTTVQVDIGDDASDDEVHWWNAILSAYEGWGIATVYNGRTHHSVKN is encoded by the exons ATGCACCGCACGCTTTTGCTTGCGACTCAAAATGCGATGAATGTGGAGCTCTTGGACTCTGCCCCATTCGCAGAATGGCCTGGCGTTCAACGTCTTGAGGGGTACGACGAGGGCAACTACATCGCAGTATTATTTCTTGCTTGGGCTTATATACTGAGTGCTCGATGGTTTGAATTGTTGAGCAGATCTCTAGAGCACCGTTGTATGATtatcttcaagaaagagactTCCCGATGTGAGCCCCCACTGTCACATACCACTGTTCAAGTAGACATTGGAGATGATGCtagtgatgatgaagtcCATTGGTGGAATGCAATCTTATCAGCATATGAAGGATGGGGTATAGCGACAGTCTATAATGGCAGGAC GCACCACAGTGTTAAGAACTAA
- a CDS encoding uncharacterized protein (predicted protein), with translation MKRSLDCAGIMSSQVCIHTNILTCAVDVEKYKTASDSSNLAFQFLQHAGVEAQRRDCDSHLIRSLYMDALCYLLQALPTDLTYEETARIRKSLPGPISNSLAVPSTAGFVNQPVHTRHPAERSYLHRLLASSIVHFFLLLQFLMPYLKIVLHRLYQFERSHRVTERVVSASLDAADSLGKRSMSLGTTVLSIHDGKVGVAVSSLAAWWVEGIAGGIYEGIGEGMTILGFIRPNPGVRPGCHKGRTVLPFNKRATIDVARRGEFQAHFD, from the exons ATGAAGAGGAGTCTGGACTGCGCTGGAATCATGTCGTCCCAGGTATGCATCCATACCAACATACTGACATGTGCTGTAGATGTAGAAAAGTATAAGACCGCCTCTGACTCTTCTAATTTAGCGTTTCAATTCCTCCAACATGCAGGAGTAGAAGCCCAGCGACGCGATTGTGACAGCCACCTGATACGGTCATTGTACATGGATGCGCTATGCTATCTTCTTCAGGCCCTACCTACAGACTTGACTTATGAAGAAACTGCAAGAATCAGGAAAAGCCTCCCTGGCCCAATTTCCAACTCTCTCGCTGTACCTTCCACAGCTGGCTTCGTCAACCAACCTGTGCACACAAGACACCCGGCAGAGCGATCTTATCTCCACCGGCTGCTGGCCTCCAGTATTGtgcatttctttcttttgcttcagTTCCTGATGCCGTACCTCAAGATTGTGCTGCACCGACTTTACCAATTTGAACGGTCCCATCGGGTTACCGAGCGTGTCGTGTCGGCGAGCCTGGATGCTGCCGATAGCTTGGGTAAAAGGAGCATGAGTTTGGGAACAACGGTCCTCAGTATCCATGATGGGAAGGTGGGTGTTGCAGTGTCAAGCCTGGCTGCATGGTGGGTTGAGGGTATTGCAGGTGGAATTTACGAGGGGATTGGCGAGGGCATGACTATCTTAGGGTTCATTCGGCCAAATCCCGGTGTG AGGCCGGGATGCCATAAGGGCAG AACAGTTCTACCTTTCAATAAGCGAGCGACAATTGATGTCGCGAGGAGAGGGGAGTTTCAAGCCCATTTCGACTAA